The Azospirillum brasilense genome has a window encoding:
- a CDS encoding GTP cyclohydrolase II: MESRRNQPQRHIVLASHPTGGAKPRYTPVHWGAPTAAERGPVVASLSDPAQRNAIGAHAGSYAVYRALAVAAGQLSAYHVPDLTNTAPAEPIGPHPQWSDPEKIVSIDPFGHMVSEAFGEHLARGVDVRPTIAVTKARIKMPELVDAMRAGRLAADGQILLPSGDARVTKVAIEPVWFLPGIAKRFGITESALRRGLFEHTGSMFPELVTRPDLKVFLPPINGLTIYILGDVAALTDPARKVACRVHDECNGSDVFGSDICTCRPYLTHGVEECIRTAQENGAGLVIYNRKEGRALGEVTKFLVYNARKRQPGGDRAEAYFERTECVAGVQDMRFQELMPDVFHWLGVTRIDRMVSMSNMKSDAIRRAGIEIVEQIPIPEELIPDDAKVEMDAKKAAGYFTPAVPTAEELTVAKGRGLTD; this comes from the coding sequence ATGGAAAGCCGCCGCAACCAGCCGCAACGTCACATCGTTCTCGCCTCGCACCCGACCGGCGGCGCCAAGCCGCGCTACACCCCGGTCCACTGGGGCGCCCCCACCGCCGCGGAGCGCGGTCCGGTCGTCGCCTCCCTCTCCGACCCGGCGCAGCGCAACGCCATCGGCGCCCACGCCGGCAGCTACGCCGTCTACCGGGCGCTCGCCGTCGCGGCGGGGCAGCTCAGCGCCTATCACGTGCCGGACCTGACCAACACCGCCCCGGCGGAGCCCATCGGCCCGCACCCGCAATGGAGCGACCCGGAGAAGATCGTCTCCATCGACCCCTTCGGCCACATGGTCAGCGAGGCCTTCGGCGAGCATCTCGCGCGCGGCGTGGACGTGCGGCCGACCATCGCCGTGACCAAGGCCCGCATCAAGATGCCGGAGCTGGTGGATGCCATGCGGGCCGGGCGGCTGGCGGCGGACGGCCAGATCCTGCTGCCCAGCGGCGACGCCCGCGTGACCAAGGTCGCCATCGAACCGGTGTGGTTCCTCCCCGGCATCGCCAAGCGCTTCGGCATCACCGAAAGCGCTCTGCGCCGCGGCCTGTTCGAGCACACCGGCAGCATGTTCCCGGAGCTGGTGACCCGCCCCGACCTGAAGGTCTTCCTGCCGCCGATCAACGGGCTGACCATCTACATCCTGGGCGACGTGGCGGCGCTGACCGACCCGGCGCGCAAGGTCGCCTGCCGGGTCCATGACGAGTGCAACGGCTCGGACGTCTTCGGCTCCGACATCTGCACCTGCCGGCCCTACCTGACCCACGGCGTCGAGGAGTGCATCCGTACCGCGCAGGAGAACGGCGCCGGACTGGTCATCTACAACCGCAAGGAAGGGCGCGCGCTGGGCGAGGTGACCAAGTTCCTGGTCTACAACGCGCGCAAGCGCCAGCCCGGCGGCGACCGGGCGGAGGCCTATTTCGAGCGGACGGAGTGTGTGGCCGGCGTCCAGGACATGCGCTTCCAGGAGCTGATGCCCGACGTCTTCCACTGGCTGGGCGTCACCCGCATCGACCGCATGGTGTCGATGAGCAACATGAAGTCCGACGCCATCCGCCGCGCCGGGATCGAGATCGTCGAGCAGATCCCGATCCCCGAGGAGCTGATCCCCGACGACGCCAAGGTGGAGATGGACGCCAAGAAGGCCGCCGGCTACTTCACCCCCGCCGTGCCGACCGCGGAGGAGTTGACCGTCGCCAAGGGCCGGGGGCTGACCGATTGA
- a CDS encoding lytic transglycosylase domain-containing protein — translation MRFRKSLLTAALLSGLLAACASDPSSSSRDTNIDAHIAEASRRFGMPEQWIREVIRQESGGRTMMNGRPITSHAGAMGLMQVMPVTYSEMRRKHGLGSDPYHPRDNILAGTAYLREMYDLFGSPGFLGAYNCGPGCYADYLAGNRRLPGETRRYIASVSPRLEGGITGGAVEVASLPATQPPPISATPAPVVPVTPVPAPPVAPLPPPVIAATPLPVKVATAGGWTVQLGAFRSPDDSARIIDRARRSMPGTLSRTERVVQTVDTQNGPLYRARLTGLTQQDAAQSCASLTGMGMACFVVPPGA, via the coding sequence GTGCGTTTCAGAAAATCGCTCCTGACGGCGGCCCTTCTGTCCGGCCTTCTCGCGGCGTGCGCCAGCGATCCGTCATCCTCCTCCCGCGACACCAACATCGACGCCCACATCGCGGAGGCCTCGCGCCGCTTCGGCATGCCGGAGCAGTGGATTCGCGAGGTCATCCGCCAGGAGAGCGGAGGGCGCACCATGATGAACGGGCGCCCCATCACCAGCCACGCCGGTGCCATGGGTCTGATGCAGGTGATGCCAGTGACCTATTCGGAGATGCGCCGCAAGCACGGGCTGGGCTCCGACCCCTACCACCCGCGGGACAACATCCTGGCGGGCACCGCCTATCTCAGGGAGATGTACGACCTGTTCGGCTCGCCGGGCTTCCTCGGCGCCTACAATTGCGGGCCGGGCTGCTACGCCGATTATCTGGCCGGCAACCGCCGCCTGCCCGGCGAGACGCGGCGCTACATCGCGTCAGTGTCGCCGCGCCTGGAGGGTGGCATCACCGGCGGCGCGGTGGAAGTCGCCAGTCTGCCTGCCACGCAGCCTCCGCCCATTTCCGCCACCCCGGCCCCGGTGGTGCCGGTGACTCCGGTGCCGGCCCCGCCGGTCGCTCCCCTGCCTCCGCCGGTCATCGCGGCCACGCCGCTGCCGGTTAAGGTCGCCACCGCGGGCGGCTGGACCGTCCAGCTCGGCGCCTTCCGGTCGCCCGACGACAGCGCCCGCATCATCGACCGGGCGCGCCGCTCCATGCCGGGCACGCTGAGCCGCACGGAGCGGGTGGTGCAGACGGTGGACACCCAGAACGGGCCGCTCTACCGCGCCCGGCTGACCGGCCTGACCCAGCAGGACGCGGCGCAGAGCTGCGCCAGCCTGACGGGCATGGGCATGGCCTGTTTCGTGGTGCCCCCGGGCGCCTGA
- a CDS encoding cellulase family glycosylhydrolase translates to MATTSTGLTKSKIVVNAYGTSSDAVNPHFRLMIDGKDVGQASVGSAEPKAYTFDVDVSSGQAHKVQVVYDNDDVNAGSNRDLGITSIVINGHMLSPTDASYERHDDAGGTMAGQEGLWWNGALSFSTPASLYGATPDTATSGSTPAAPEAGSVATGGSDASAATGSSTITINARGAAAAGQNAHFTVLADGKTIGEGTAGTESKDFSFKTDLAADQAHKIQVQYDNDATVNGQDRNLHVGSVTINGHEYAPTDSAVSYDKGAFDGKDVIKGQADLWWNGTLVVEADKGLFTAESASAPSTGPSTTPTTPTAPVTTPSTDSGAGSSNGYLHTDGSQIVDSAGNNVKLTGVNWFGAEGYAFAPQGLWQDSYKNIMNQMQDQGFNTIRLPWSDAMLDNGRMPTGIDYSKNPELQGKTSLEVFDKIIEYADQTGMKIILDHHRSGDGASANENGLWYTSQYPESKMIENWKMLAQRYADNPSVVAADLHNEPHGQATWGDGNQATDWKAAAERIGNAVQSVNPNWLLIVEGVENSSEGTYWWGGNLDGVKTDPVDFNIDNKLVYSVHDYPPSMAGFGWFNDPSYPNNMKDIWTDAWGWIVQKDIAPVLVGEFGTKLETSQDKQWLDAMVKYMDGDYNGDGKSDLAAGDQGVSFTYWAWSPGSGDTGGIMTDDWAVNTAKMHAIEPALFDGTIA, encoded by the coding sequence ATGGCGACGACCTCCACTGGTTTGACCAAGTCCAAAATCGTCGTAAACGCCTATGGCACCTCTTCAGACGCTGTGAATCCTCACTTTCGTCTGATGATCGACGGCAAGGATGTTGGTCAGGCGTCGGTGGGCTCGGCCGAGCCGAAAGCCTATACATTCGACGTTGACGTTTCCTCTGGCCAGGCACATAAAGTCCAGGTTGTTTATGACAACGACGATGTGAACGCCGGGTCGAACCGCGACCTGGGCATCACGTCCATCGTCATCAACGGCCACATGCTGAGCCCGACCGACGCGAGCTACGAGCGGCACGACGATGCCGGCGGGACCATGGCCGGCCAGGAAGGCCTGTGGTGGAACGGTGCGCTGAGCTTCTCCACCCCGGCGTCGCTCTACGGTGCCACGCCCGACACGGCCACTTCCGGCAGCACCCCCGCCGCGCCGGAGGCCGGCAGCGTAGCCACGGGCGGCAGCGACGCCTCCGCCGCCACCGGCTCCTCGACCATCACGATCAACGCTCGCGGCGCCGCCGCGGCGGGCCAGAACGCGCACTTCACGGTGCTGGCGGACGGCAAGACGATCGGCGAGGGCACGGCCGGCACGGAGTCGAAGGACTTCTCCTTCAAGACCGATCTGGCCGCCGACCAGGCGCACAAGATCCAGGTCCAGTACGACAACGACGCCACGGTGAATGGCCAGGACCGCAACCTGCATGTCGGCAGCGTGACCATCAACGGCCACGAATACGCCCCGACCGACTCCGCGGTCAGCTACGACAAGGGCGCGTTCGACGGCAAGGACGTCATCAAGGGGCAGGCCGACCTGTGGTGGAACGGCACGCTGGTGGTCGAGGCCGACAAGGGCCTGTTCACCGCCGAGTCCGCCTCCGCGCCCTCCACGGGCCCGAGCACGACTCCGACCACGCCGACCGCCCCGGTGACCACCCCCTCCACCGACAGCGGCGCCGGGTCAAGCAACGGCTACCTGCACACCGATGGCAGCCAGATCGTCGACAGCGCCGGCAACAACGTGAAGCTGACCGGCGTCAACTGGTTCGGCGCGGAGGGTTATGCCTTCGCCCCGCAGGGCTTGTGGCAGGACAGCTACAAGAACATCATGAACCAGATGCAGGACCAGGGGTTCAACACCATCCGCCTGCCCTGGTCGGACGCCATGCTCGATAACGGCCGCATGCCCACGGGCATCGACTATTCGAAGAATCCGGAGCTTCAGGGCAAGACCAGCCTCGAGGTGTTCGACAAGATCATCGAGTACGCCGATCAGACCGGCATGAAGATCATCCTCGACCATCACCGCTCCGGCGACGGCGCGTCGGCCAACGAGAACGGGCTCTGGTACACCAGCCAGTATCCGGAATCGAAGATGATCGAAAACTGGAAGATGCTGGCCCAGCGCTACGCCGACAACCCGTCGGTCGTCGCCGCCGACCTGCACAACGAGCCGCACGGCCAGGCCACCTGGGGCGACGGCAACCAGGCCACCGACTGGAAGGCCGCGGCGGAGCGCATCGGCAACGCCGTCCAATCGGTCAACCCGAACTGGCTGCTGATCGTCGAGGGCGTCGAGAACTCGTCCGAGGGCACCTACTGGTGGGGCGGCAACCTGGACGGCGTGAAGACCGACCCGGTCGACTTCAACATCGACAACAAGCTGGTCTATTCCGTCCACGACTACCCGCCGTCAATGGCCGGCTTCGGCTGGTTCAACGACCCCAGCTATCCGAACAACATGAAGGACATCTGGACGGACGCCTGGGGCTGGATCGTCCAGAAGGACATCGCGCCGGTTCTGGTCGGCGAGTTCGGCACCAAGCTGGAGACCAGCCAGGACAAGCAATGGCTCGACGCCATGGTCAAGTACATGGACGGCGACTACAACGGCGACGGCAAGTCCGACCTGGCGGCGGGCGATCAGGGCGTCAGCTTCACCTATTGGGCCTGGAGCCCCGGCTCGGGCGACACCGGCGGCATCATGACCGACGACTGGGCAGTGAACACGGCGAAGATGCACGCCATCGAGCCGGCCCTGTTCGACGGCACCATCGCCTGA